Part of the Sylvia atricapilla isolate bSylAtr1 chromosome 1, bSylAtr1.pri, whole genome shotgun sequence genome, CATGTAAACGTTGAGTGCTGGAATTGCACAGGGTGAGAATGTGAGACCATTGAAAGTCAAAACGAAGAGGCAGCAACTGAGGTTCTGATGCCAGAAAAATTTATTGAAGCGGAAGAATGCTGAGAaagaagaagctgaaggaaTCAGGTGTGAGGTACAAGTAGAAGATCAATCAGCTGAGATGCTTTGGCTTGCAGGAGCTGTtgccagagccctgagctggtggTGTCAGGGGTGGTGCTGAGGGTCTTCAGCAGATGCCCCTTCTGCCGTAGCAGCCCAGGCCCCCCAGGCCACAGCCATAGCCCAGCCCATAGCCAAGGCCAAAGCCAAATCCCCCAGAGacgggctgtccctgggcactgagttCAGTGCCCACGGCAGCCGAGGAGGTGGATCCGACGGCggtgctctgggggaaggaggtcatgatgggtcctggcagggtgaccagcacaggggaagggttGATGATGACACGGGAATCCTGgcattgcagggcacagggctcgttgcagctgttggccagcgggGTGGGTCCGCAGGGAGTGCAGAGGCTGTTGCAGGCCATGGCTGTGGTGTGGAGGGTCCCTGGAAGAGAGGAGGGTAAAGCAAAGAACAAGTGAGGGGAGCGCAAGGGGTGGTGATGCCAGAGGGTGATGGAGTGTGGAGGCTGTTGTGGGTCTGTGGGGAGGTGTgagggctgctgaggctggggcCAAGCATGCTGGAACAGGAAGATCAGGGgtttgaggagcagcagggtcaggggTTTGAGGCTCACCTGGttgtcagcaggaggagaaggtctGAGGAGAAGTGTGTGAAGGAGAGAAGCTTTGGGCCGGCTTTTATTCTGGTCGTGCAGGGGAGGGACAGCCTTGTCCCATGGCCTTGGGGCATTTTGCAGGCCACAGTTCCTGGCTGGCTCAGAGTGGTGAGTCCTGAGGTGGGGAGTGTTTTGCTTCCCACAACTCTGCAGTGTCATGTCTTGCTCTTCAGGCCATGACCTTGGCGGCAGCTTTTAAATGCCAGTTTTAGAGaccaaaagctgctgctgtggatgttGGTCTGAGAGGGCTGCAGACGTGACCAGAGCTTTGGAGAGGTGGGATGTCATCATTGTGCTGGTGGCATGCTATGGAATTTTGGGTGTGTGGTGAAGCGGGGTCTCATTATAGCACAGCCAGGTCAGGCTCATTTGAGCTTTGCAGATCTTCTTGGGGGTAACAGGTGTCCCCTTCCATCACATTTTCTGTCTCCCTGCCACGTTGTGAAATTTCTAAACCTCTCTGTATTCCAGgcctttcctgctggaaatgggaAAGCAAATCCTGTGATTTAGGGATGCCCCCCATACTCCCCAAAGTCTTGTGTTAGTCCACCCATAGCTGGTGAAGGATGAGGAGAAGAAGACTTGCAAGGAGCAGTCCATGGAAGTGCAGACATtgacttttcagaaaaagtGCTGACCTTGTTACTCTCTAGAGGTATGAGAATGGAAATCATAATATCAGTTTTGTCTGACACAGCCTTGCAGGTCATGGCGTGGGGAGTGTtttcctccccacagctccGCAGTTTCCTGCTCTTCATCCCATGTCCATCTGACCTTGGCAGCAGCTTTAAAGTGAGAGTTGGTATTTGGGAGGATTTGCTTGGAAGATATGTGTCGGAGAAACCTGAACATACGACAAAAGCCTAAGAAAAATATGGGTGTCATCAGTGAGGTCATTTAGTGGCCCTTGTGTGGTTTAGTTTGTGGGTGTGATGTGCAGAGGGGCCCCATTCCATCGCAGCCATGTCAGGGTGGCCTGGCctttggagctgtgctgagcacgAGGAGCTGCCCCTTCCCTCACAGTCATTCGTAATTTAAAGTGTGAGTGTTTGACACCAAAGGCTGGCGTTGACTCTGCATGTCAAGCAGGACTGAAGGTGTGACTAATATTTTGAAAGCTGGGGTGTCATCTGTCAGTTCAGCCTGCAGAACCCATGGGTTTTAGGTTTGTGGATGTGCTGTGAAGAGGGATCCCAAACTATGATGACGGAGTGGCTGAGACCCCACTTGACTGTTCCACCAGCCAGAAGTTCCTGAGACTGAGGGTTCAAGGACTCTCCTGAAGTTCAAGCAAAGGAAAGGTGAAGTTCTGCACGTGGGCAGGACTAGCTCTGGGCCATGTCTCATGCTGTGGGCTGTGAGTCTGGAAAGTGGATTTTCTAGCAGGGACGCTCTGGTGCTGGTGGAGAACAAAGACCAGAAGGTTGCAGTGTGGATTTACTTCAATTGGTGTCACCAGTGTCCAAGAGAGTTTTCATAGAATTGTTGCTGTGAAGTTGGGAGAGGTGGCCCTTGCTGTCTTTAGAGCGCTGGTGACATCCCAAGTGGAGGGGTGTGGACACTTCTGGCCTTCACAGGTGAAGAAGCACAAATGGAGGAGTAAACAAAGACCAGCTGAGGGCCACCAGGTAGTGCAAGGACTGGTGAATCTTTGCTGGAGGAGAGACTGAGAGAACTGGGACTGAAGGGACAAGGCTGGGCCGGAGGTGTCACAAGTGTGTAGGAGCCCAGCCGGTCTCATCTGTGTGAACATGAAGAGAAAGGGGGCAGGTGCACAAGtgaaaagagacagaattcCATAGGCCAAGGAGgcaagaatttttttgtggATGTGGATGCTAACAGATTGCAGGAGATGTTGGATTCCTTCTCCTGGGAGCTCCAAATGTGAACTGACCATCGTGCTGGAaatgctgtccctgcagggcctgCTAGAGCAGAGGGGATGGAATCACTTGCTCTCCAGCAGGAACTCAAGTGGCTGCTCTTGTTCCTCTGTTTGCTGGGAGGACTCAGGAGTGCTGCTGGAAAGATAATTTTTCAAGTGTGAGCTGTCATAGAGTGACTTtggcagagcagtgcccaggacagaaTTGTTGCTTCAAGGCCTTTGGTGCTTGAAGTGATTTTTGTGTCATGTTCTGGAAGGAAcccctctgctctgtttctCATGTCTGTGTTGGTTCTtactgctggggacacagaatcacagaatgtgtgaGCTGGAAGACAGCTTCAAGATCATTGATTCCAACCTAGCCCTAACATCTGAACTATGTCACGGCATCGAGTGCCAcgtctttttttaaacacatgcagggatggtgactccaccacctccttggACAGACTATTCCAGTAgttaatcactctttcagtgaaaaccttcttcctaatatccaacctatatttcccttgcCACAGCTTAACACTCTTTGCTCTTGTTCTATCAGTTGCTACCTGGGACGTATTTGCTAGGAAAtgttctttgcttcttttccatCCAACATAATGGTTAAGTGTTGGAATTGCAGAGGGTGAGAGTGTGAGATAATTGTAACTCAAAAAATGGAGGACAAAACTGAGGTTTTGATGCAAGAAAAATTTATTGAAGCGGAAGAATGATAAGAaagaagaagctgaaggaaTCAGTTGTGAAATACAAGTAGAGGGAACATCAAATGCGGTGCTTTGGCTTGCAGGAGCTGTtgccagagccctgagctggtggTGTCAGTGGTGGTGCTGAGGGTCTTCAGCAGATGCCCCTCCTGCCGTAGCAGCCCAGGCCCCCCAGGCCACAGCCATAGCCCAGCCCATAGCCAAGGCCAAAGCCAAATCCCCCAGAgatgggctgtccctgggcactgagttCAGTGCCCACGGCAGCCGAGGAGGTGGATCCGACGGCggtgctctgggggaaggaggtcatgatgggtcctggcagggtgaccagcacaggggaagggttGATGATGACACGGGAATCCTGgcattgcagggcacagggctcgttgcagctgttggccagcgggGTGGGTCCGCAGGGAGTGCAGAGGGTGTTGCAGGCCATGGGTGTGGTGTGGACGGTCCTGGAAGAAAATAagtgaggcagggcaggggtgagGGGATGTGGGGACTGATGGAGTGTGGAGGCTGTTGTGGGTCTGTGGGGAGGTGTgagggctgctgaggctggTTAGGAGCGTGCTGGAATGGAGGGTACAGGGGGTCAGGAGTAGAAGGTTCAGGGGTTTGAGGCTCACCTGGttgtcagcaggaggagaagctctgagaagtgtgtgagggagagaggctctgggctggctttTATGCTGGTCGTCCTGGGGTGGGACAGCCTTGTCCCATGACCTTGGGGCATTTTGCAGGCCACGGTTCCTGGCTGGCTCAGAGTGGTGTGTCATGAAGTGGGGAGTGTTTTTCATCCTGCAACTCTGCAGTGTCATGTCCTACTTTGAGTCCCTGTCAATGTGACCTTGGCAGCAGCTTTTATATGTAACAATTACAGACCAAAGACTCTTGAGGATGATGATTTTTGGGGATGGCTGTAGACGTGACCTGAACTCTGGGCAGTGGTGTGTCATCAGTGAAGTCACCCCATGGCGCTGGTGTGCTGTGCTTTGTGGGTGTCTTGTGTAGAGGGTCCTCATTCCCCCACAGCCACATCAGGCTCATCTGGGCTTTGCAGCACTTCTGGGTGTGACGGGTGTCCCCTTCCATCACAttctctccctccctgtcccattcccattcTTCTAAACCTGTCTCTCTGCCAGGCCTTTCCTGCAGGATATGGGAAAACAATCCCCGTGACGCCTCCCCTGCTGTCCAGTGTCTTGTGTTGGTTCATGCACAGCGCTGGTCTCAGGTGGGCCCAGCAAGGTCACACTCTGGGGTGCCATTGCTGGGCTCTGAGTGAAACGTACAGAGGAAAATTGGTGAAGGATAAGACAGAGACTTGAGGAGCAGTTGAAGGAACTGTGGACATTCACTTTTCAGTAAAAGAGTGTTGAACATGTTACTCTCTAGAGATAACTAAATGGAAATTGTGACATTGGATTTGTCTGACCTGGGCTTGCAAGTTGTGATGTGGGGAGTGTTTTCCTTCACACAACTCTGCAGTGTCATGGCCTGCTCTTCAGGCCATGCTCATCTGTTCTTTTTGACAGCTTTAAAATGTGAGTTGGTATTTGGATTAATTTTCTTGGAAGGTGCATCTCAGATAAACCAGTATATACAACAAAGCCTAAGAAATATTGTAGGTGTCATCAGTGAGGTCATTTAGAGGCCCTTGTGTGGTTTAGTTTGTGGGTGTGTTGTGCAGAGGGGCCCCATTCCATCGCAGCCATGTCAGGCTGGCCTGGACTGTGCCACTGATGAGAGCCTGGACTCTTGTGTTCCATGTGGGCAGTAGGAGAGTTGCCCCCTCAGCATGTTGACAGATGGTGGAGTGTCTAAGTTCTTACTTGTTTGTTTCACTAGTCCAAGGGATCTGGAATCTAGGGGTTAAAGAATCTCTTGCATTTCAAGACCAGAAAACGTGAGTTTCTACATGTGGGCAGGAATGGCCCTGACCCCGAGGTCATGCTGTGGACTGAGTGTCTGGAAAGTGACTGGTGAAGAACAAAGAAACCCCAGGGTGACCTGTACAAAAAATATCACCCTTGTCCAAGATGGATTTGTGAAAATTGTTGCCATAAAGCTGGGAGAGGTGGCCCTTGCTCTCTTTAGCACTTGTGAGATCCCATGTGGAGTGATGTTGACAGCTCTGGCCTCCACAGATGAGAAGCACAAATGGCGGAGTGAAGAAAGACCACTTGATGGCCAAAAAATGTGAAAGGCCCTGGTAGATCTTTGCTGtaggagagatggagagaggtGGGACTCTGAGAAGACAAGGCCGGGCTTGGGGTGTCACGAGTGTATGGGAGTCCAACTGGTCTCAGCACTGGACACGTGAATGGGAAGATGCAAGTGCACAAGtgaaaagagacagaattcCATAGGCCAAGGAGGTAACAATTTTTCTGTGGGTGTGGGTGCTCACAGTGTATATGAGATGGGTTCCTTCTCCTGGGCACTCCAAAACTGAACTGTCCATagtgctggaaatgctgctcctgctggggccTGCTAGAGCAGAGGGGATGGAAGCACTTGCTGTCCACAGTTCCTGCCCGAGTGAGTGCTCTTGTTCCTCTGTTTGCTGGGAGGACTCAAGAATATTCCtggaaagagaatttttcaAGTGTGAGCTGCCATCGAGTGACTTTGGCCAAGCTCTGCCcagaacagaattattttaggCTTTGGTGTATGAAGTGACAACTTTAACTCATATTCTGGAAGGTCTCCCCTCTGCTGTGTTTCCCATGTCAGCATTAGTTGTTATAGGTGGGAACAtgtttataaagaaatattctttgcaGACTTTCGATTTAACATAATGGTTGAGGGCTTGAATTGAACACGACGAGGATGGGAGACCACTGGAATTcaaaaaggagagggaggaacTGCATTTCTGATGCCAGAAAAATTTATTGAAGTGAAAGAATGATGAGAaagaagaagctgaaggaaTCAGGATCGAAGTACAAGTAGAGGGATAATCAACCGCGGTGCTTTGGCTTGCAGGAGCTGTtgccagagccctgagctggtggTGTCAGGGGTGGTGCTGAGGGTCTTCAGCAGATGCCCCTTCTGCCGTAGCAGCCCAGGCCTCCCAGGCCACAGCCATAGCCCAGCCCATAGCCAAGGCCAAAGCCAAATCCCCCAGAGacgggctgtccctgggcactgagttCAGTGCCCACGGCAGCCGAGGAGGTGGATCCGACGGCggtgctctgggggaaggaggtcatgatgggtcctggcagggtgaccagcacaggggaagggttGATGATGACACGGGAAGCCTGgcattgcagggcacagggctcgttgcagctgttggccagcggggtgggtccacagggagagcagaggtTGTTGCAGgccatggctgtgctggggagggtcCCTGGAAGAAAAGGggtgaggcagggcaggggtgagGGGTACATGGGGAGGGGTCTCAGGAGAATGATGGAGTGTGGGGGCTGTTGTGTGTCTGTGGGGAGGTGTGAGGGCTGCAGAGGTTGGGTAGGATCATGCTCTAAGAGAGGGGCCGGGGgtacaggagcagcagggtcaggggTTTGAGGCTCACCTGGttgtcagcaggaggagaaggtctgaggagaagtgtgtgagggagagaggctCTGGGCCGGCTTTTATGCTGGTCGTGCAGGGGCAGGACAGCCTTGTCCCATGGCCTTGGGGCATTTTGCAGGCCACAGTTCCTGGCTGGCTCAGAGTGGTGAGTCCTGAGTTTGGGAGTGTTTTGCTTCCCACAACTCTGCAGTGTCATGTCTTGCTCTTCAGGCCATGACCTTGGCGGCAGCTTTTAAATGCCAGTATTAGAGaccaaaggctgctgctgtggatgttGGTCTGAGAGGGCTGCAGACGTGACCAGAGCTTTGGAGAGGTGGGATGTCATCATTGTGCTGGTGGCATGCTATGGAATTTTGGGTGTGGGGTGAAGCAGGGTCTCATTATGCCACAGCCAGGTCGGGCTTATTTGGGCTTTGCAGATCTTCTTGGGGATAACAGGTGTCCCCTTCCATCACATTTTCTGTCTCCCTGCCACGTTGTGAAATTTCTAAACCTCTCTGTATTCCAGgcctttcctgctggaaatgggaAAGCAAATGCTGTGATTTAGGGATGCCCCCCATACTCCCCAAAGTCTTGTGTTAGTCCACCCATAGCTGGTGAAGGATGAGGAGAAGAAGACTTGCAAGGAGCAGTCCGTGGAAGTGCAGACATtgacttttcagaaaaagtGCTGACCTTGTTACTCTCTAGAGGTACGAGAATGGAAATCATAATATCAGTTTTGTCTGACACAGCCTTGCAGGTCATGGCGTGGGGAGTGTtttcctccccacagctccacagTGTCCTGCTCTTCATCCCGTGTCCATCTGACCTTGGCAGCAGCTTTAAAGTGAGAGTTGGTATTTGGGAGGATTTACTTGGAAGATATGTGTCAGAGAAACCTGTACATACGACAAAAGCCGAAGAAAAATATGGGTGTCATCAGTGAGGTCATTTAGTGGCACTTGTGTGGTTTAGTTTGTGGCTGTGATGTGCAGAGGGGCTCCATTCCATCACGGCCATGTCAGGGTGGCCTGGCCTTtggagctctgctgagcacGAGGAGCTGCCCCTTCCCTCACAGTCATTCGTAATTTAAAGTGTGAGTATTTGAGACCAAAGGCTGGCGTTGACTCTCCATGTCAATCAGGACTGAAGGTGTGACTAATATTTTGAAAGCTGGGGTGTCATCTGTTAGTTCAGCCTGCAGAACCCATAGGTTTTAGGTTTGTGGGTGTGCTGTGAAGAGGGATCCCAAACTATGATGACGGAGTGGCTGAGACCCCACTTGACTGTTCCACCAGTCAGAGGTTCCTGAGACTGAGGTGTCAAGGACTCTCCTGAAGTTCAAGCAAAGGAAAGGTGAAGTTCTGCATGTGGACAGGACTAGCTCTGGGCCATGTCTCATGCTGTGGGTTGAGAGTCTGGAAAGTGGATTTTCTAGCAGGGACGCTCTGGTGCTGGTAGAGAACAAAGACCAGAAGGTTGCAGTGTGGATTTACTTCAATTGTTGTCACCAGTGTCCAAGACAGATTTCATAGAATTGTTGCTGTGAAGTTGGGAGAGGTGGCCCTTGCTGTCTTTAGAGCACTGGTGACATCCCATGTGGAGTGGTGTGGACATTTCTGGCTTCCACAGGTGAAGAAGCACAAATGGAGGAGTAAACAAAGACCAGCTGAGGGCCACCAGGTAGTGCAAGGACTGGTGAATCTTTGCTGGAG contains:
- the LOC136373808 gene encoding feather beta keratin-like is translated as MPQGHGTRLSCPCTTSIKAGPEPLSLTHFSSDLLLLLTTRTVHTTPMACNTLCTPCGPTPLANSCNEPCALQCQDSRVIINPSPVLVTLPGPIMTSFPQSTAVGSTSSAAVGTELSAQGQPISGGFGFGLGYGLGYGCGLGGLGCYGRRGIC
- the LOC136373727 gene encoding feather beta keratin-like, whose protein sequence is MPQGHGTRLSLPCTTRIKAGPKLLSFTHFSSDLLLLLTTSPGTLHTTAMACNSLCTPCGPTPLANSCNEPCALQCQDSRVIINPSPVLVTLPGPIMTSFPQSTAVGSTSSAAVGTELSAQGQPVSGGFGFGLGYGLGYGCGLGGLGCYGRRGIC